Proteins from one Papaver somniferum cultivar HN1 unplaced genomic scaffold, ASM357369v1 unplaced-scaffold_158, whole genome shotgun sequence genomic window:
- the LOC113337182 gene encoding MDIS1-interacting receptor like kinase 2-like, whose translation MSDNKLIGPIPRQLGYIPSQIGNLDSLQYKLDLSQNELAGEIPSDLGKLNKLVELNLSHNKLSGSVPNSFSEMLSLTVVDISYNELSGPIPNIKAFTDASIDALRSNRGLCGNHSGGLRPCNSSVTNAIQEANSDKLAGVKILVPLFGLLFIFFVVLAFLFRFRKRLGRNVEHQDESKATNTGINLFSIWNYDGKLVFEDILDATENFDTKYCIGTGGYGSVYKAELSTGQVVAVKKLHLSGEDSEIVDLKAFESEVQALTETRHRNIVKLFGYCSNLERGISFLVYEFIERGSLKNILFDGERAAEFDWAKRIKFIKGMADALSYMHHDCTPAIVHRDVTSNNVLLDSDYDAHISDFGTAE comes from the coding sequence ATGTCAGATAATAAGCTCATCGGACCGATACCCAGACAACTCGGATACATTCCATCTCAGATTGGAAACTTGGATTCATTACAGTATAAATTGGATCTCAGTCAAAATGAGCTTGCAGGGGAGATACCATCCGATCTTGGAAAATTAAACAAATTGGTAGAGCTAAATCTATCTCACAACAAGCTTTCGGGTTCAGTTCCGAACTCTTTTAGTGAAATGCTTAGCTTGACCGTTGTTGATATTTCGTATAACGAATTAAGCGGTCCTATTCCAAACATCAAGGCTTTTACGGATGCTTCAATTGATGCATTGAGGAGCAATCGAGGTTTATGTGGTAATCACTCTGGTGGTCTGAGACCATGTAATTCCTCGGTTACGAATGCAATACAGGAGGCCAACTCTGACAAACTTGCAGGCGTAAAAATTCTAGTTCCATTGTTCGGTTTATTGTTCATTTTTTTTGTAGTTCTTGCTTTTCTTTTTCGGTTCCGAAAAAGATTAGGTAGAAATGTTGAACATCAAGATGAATCTAAAGCTACGAATACTGGGATAAATCTATTCTCGATATGGAATTATGATGGGAAACTAGTGTTTGAAGATATACTTGATGCAACAGAGAATTTTGATACCAAATATTGCATTGGGACGGGAGGGTATGGGAGTGTTTACAAGGCAGAGTTATCGACAGGTCAGGTTGTTGCTGTGAAGAAACTTCACTTGTCAGGTGAAGATTCTGAAATAGTCGATCTCAAGGCATTCGAAAGCGAAGTGCAGGCCTTGACAGAAACTCGTCACCGGAACATCGTGAAACTCTTTGGTTACTGTTCTAATCTAGAACGAGGAATTTCATTCTTGGTGTACGAGTTTATAGAAAGGGGAAGcttgaaaaatattttatttgacgGAGAACGAGCAGCGGAGTTTGATTGGGCAAAGAGAATAAAATTCATAAAGGGAATGGCTGATGCACTTTCTTACATGCACCATGACTGCACACCAGCCATAGTTCACAGGGACGTAACCAGCAACAATGTTTTGTTGGATTCAGATTACGACGCACATATCTCTGATTTCGGTACTGCcgag
- the LOC113337183 gene encoding probable proteasome inhibitor, which translates to MSNVEGVMSVIRATRPNFRNAHDKLAFAVHSMFLNSGYFLTATGSKAFCVTTLTSPPSDDEVGIEGWNQTEASYGFVYSKSSSKDGVKFRVLVKFLVMGDFLVVNSMSSKYPNKEPLSLQINVNDYNQGGDGERATNFADQFKNFDELVKKLHTEILSKLEDTPYETTESSSSSSSCSSSSSSCTPSFVKCLDDVLIRGRNNAISSRPSIPHPDVGILSNSDYIIYNRKSR; encoded by the coding sequence ATGTCCAATGTAGAAGGTGTTATGTCTGTAATAAGAGCTACACGACCGAATTTTCGCAACGCTCATGATAAACTTGCGTTTGCAGTACACTCAATGTTCTTGAATTCTGGGTATTTTCTAACTGCGACGGGATCAAAAGCTTTTTGTGTTACTACTCTAACTTCTCCACCTTCAGATGATGAGGTTGGAATTGAGGGTTGGAATCAGACTGAAGCTTCCTACGGGTTCGTTTACTCGAAAAGTAGTAGTAAGGACGGTGTCAAGTTTAGAGTATTAGTGAAGTTCTTGGTAATGGGAGATTTCTTGGTGGTTAATTCAATGAGTAGTAAATACCCTAATAAAGAACCTCTCAGTCTTCAAATCAATGTTAATGATTACAACCAAGGAGGAGATGGTGAAAGGGCGACAAATTTCGCTGACCAGTTTAAGAATTTCGATGAGCTTGTAAAGAAGTTGCATACGGAGATATTGAGCAAGCTTGAAGATACGCCATACGAAACAACTGAGAGCAGCAGTTCCTCATCCTCCTGCAGCAGTTCCTCATCCTCCTGCACTCCAAGTTTTGTTAAGTGTCTTGATGACGTGTTGATTAGGGGACGGAATAATGCAATCAGCTCGAGGCCATCCATCCCACATCCTGATGTAGGAATTTTGAGCAATTCGGATTATATTATATATAACCGTAAAAGCCGCTAA